The nucleotide window TTCAAAGCTCAAGAAGGTGCGCCCGGAGAAGTCCATCGATACCATTACCAGCGCTTCATCCATTGGTAGCACAACCCAGCCATATCGCTCGATGCCACGTTTATTTCCAAGGGCTTTGTGCAGAGCTTTACCAAAGCAGATACCGATGTCTTCAACAGTGTGGTGTTCATCGACTTCGATATCACCGGTTGCCTGGATAGACAAATCGATTTTCGATTGGTAGGCAATATGATTAAGCATGTGATCGAAAAAACCAATCCCCGTTTTAATTTCACCAAGACCGGCTGCATCTAATGTAATTGCCAGGGCGATATTGGTTTCTTTGGTTTCTCGTTCAACTTCAGCAAAACGATCTCGTAAATCTTCAGTTTTCATTAGAATCTCCCTTTTTTCGTACTTTCGCAGCATACACGTGCGCATCAAATCCTTCTATTTGTCCTAACGCTTCTATCATCGGCGTTGCTTTCTGCAGAGCTTCGGAATCATAAGAAATTACGCTGGTTTTCTTGACAAAATCATCCACATTAAGCGGCGATGCGAATCTGGCCGAACCACTGGTGGGCAGTGTGTGGCTTGGCCCTGCGGCGTAATCTCCAAGAGATTGGGGTGAGTAATTGCCCAATAAGATCGCTCCCGCCGATTTAACTTTCGACAGCCAACTCATCGGTTCCTTCACCATTAGCGAAAGATGTTCCGGCGCAACTTTATTGGCCCACTCAATCGCTTCAGTGATATCGCCGGTGATGATGACCGCGCTGTGCTTGAGTGATGCCTTTAAGATTTCACATCGAGGATGGAGTGCGGTTTGACGTTCGATCTCATCGAGTACCTTTTTGGCAAGCGATTCATCGGGTGTGAGGAGAAATGCGCTGCAATCCTCGGCATGCTCGGCTTGAACTAAGAGGTCAGCTGCGACAAACATTGGATTAGCAGTCTCGTCTGCCACAACGCAGACTTCACTTGGTCCGGCTAACATATCGACCCCAACCATTCCCCAAATCATGCGTTTGGCGAGGTTAAC belongs to bacterium and includes:
- the hisD gene encoding histidinol dehydrogenase; the protein is MLIFNTKKDNHKEIEAAIKRPFFEDNPDLEMKVREIVDNVRLRGDEAVLEYSRLWDCPTLEDFRVPSNEFEKARNNTPIHLQTAIRNAAARITEYHSNQRRASWWMNTRDGGWAGQMLTPLERVGVYVPGGKAIYPSSVLMNCIPAFVAGVKEIILCVPPLKDGTLPPSVLFAAGEAGVDKVFSIGGAQAIAAMAFGTQTVPKVDKVVGPGNVYVNLAKRMIWGMVGVDMLAGPSEVCVVADETANPMFVAADLLVQAEHAEDCSAFLLTPDESLAKKVLDEIERQTALHPRCEILKASLKHSAVIITGDITEAIEWANKVAPEHLSLMVKEPMSWLSKVKSAGAILLGNYSPQSLGDYAAGPSHTLPTSGSARFASPLNVDDFVKKTSVISYDSEALQKATPMIEALGQIEGFDAHVYAAKVRKKGDSNEN
- the hisB gene encoding imidazoleglycerol-phosphate dehydratase HisB, which encodes MKTEDLRDRFAEVERETKETNIALAITLDAAGLGEIKTGIGFFDHMLNHIAYQSKIDLSIQATGDIEVDEHHTVEDIGICFGKALHKALGNKRGIERYGWVVLPMDEALVMVSMDFSGRTFLSFEVTYTRDHIGGMSTEMIEEFFRAVCQHAGLTLHIKQLSGSNTHHIAEAIFKAFGRALGMAVRRLKNNEVPSTKGMIE